The following coding sequences are from one Cyanobacteriota bacterium window:
- the surE gene encoding 5'/3'-nucleotidase SurE: MTIVLTNDDGIDALGLAALFQAVKMVAPSMGFMTLGQHSSTIITVAPVEEMSGCGHQVTTRQPIAVHRRSDVAYAIGGTPADCTRLALSHLCPDVKLVIAGINAGGNLGADIYISGTIAAVREAALHQIPAIAISHYRQGRREIDWELATRLTQHVLTQLLARPLSPKTFWNVNLPHLQPGDPMPAIVDCPLCRQPLPVSYYQDEQGFHYNGKYGDRQRDPGADVEVCLSGQISVTQLCI, translated from the coding sequence ATGACGATCGTCCTCACCAATGATGACGGTATTGATGCCCTTGGACTGGCTGCACTCTTCCAAGCAGTGAAGATGGTGGCTCCATCAATGGGCTTTATGACACTTGGTCAGCACTCATCAACCATCATCACAGTTGCGCCCGTGGAAGAGATGTCTGGCTGTGGACACCAAGTAACAACTCGCCAGCCGATTGCAGTGCATCGGCGATCGGACGTTGCCTATGCGATTGGGGGCACACCGGCTGACTGTACTCGCCTTGCCCTCAGTCATCTTTGCCCCGATGTCAAACTTGTAATTGCTGGCATTAATGCTGGTGGCAATCTGGGGGCTGATATTTACATCTCTGGAACCATAGCGGCTGTCAGAGAAGCTGCCCTGCACCAAATTCCTGCTATTGCAATTTCCCACTATCGCCAAGGCAGACGGGAAATTGACTGGGAACTAGCGACCCGCCTTACCCAGCATGTCCTTACCCAATTACTAGCGCGACCACTGTCCCCTAAAACCTTTTGGAATGTGAATTTGCCCCATTTACAGCCAGGGGATCCTATGCCTGCGATCGTAGACTGTCCCCTCTGTCGGCAACCATTGCCTGTGAGCTATTACCAGGATGAGCAAGGCTTTCACTACAATGGCAAGTATGGCGATCGGCAGCGCGATCCTGGTGCGGATGTTGAAGTCTGCTTATCGGGACAAATCTCTGTTACTCAACTTTGTATCTAG
- a CDS encoding lecithin retinol acyltransferase family protein yields the protein MARGDQIYTLRDFMNMEGLYEHHGIDCGDGTVIHYRKGTETVTRTSLEEFTDGRPIYVKTYKVSYIPDVTVRRAESRLGEQEYNLLTNNCEHFATWCKTGVSRSAQVENFVSRLPNFNIDELGSAVFTALQKEKDTTLPTALQEALTTIKTAWDDLLPKYDLARHDYDAWSAVAMQALQKGRDDLARAAIQKKLAAKKLATEFKAQLDQLAKMTENLTRQSRDFNIKL from the coding sequence ATGGCCAGAGGTGACCAAATCTATACCCTACGTGATTTTATGAATATGGAGGGCTTGTATGAACACCACGGTATTGATTGTGGAGATGGTACTGTAATCCACTATCGCAAGGGCACAGAGACGGTTACCCGAACATCGCTAGAGGAGTTTACAGATGGTCGGCCAATATATGTCAAGACCTATAAAGTTTCCTACATTCCAGACGTAACCGTGCGTCGGGCAGAGAGTCGTCTAGGAGAACAGGAATATAATTTGTTAACGAATAACTGCGAACATTTTGCCACGTGGTGTAAGACTGGTGTTAGTCGCAGTGCGCAAGTAGAGAACTTTGTGTCTAGGTTACCTAATTTTAATATCGATGAGTTGGGAAGTGCAGTCTTCACGGCTCTCCAGAAAGAGAAAGATACAACCTTGCCAACAGCCTTGCAGGAAGCGCTAACAACGATTAAGACAGCTTGGGATGACTTGCTCCCCAAATATGACCTTGCCCGTCATGATTATGACGCTTGGAGCGCGGTAGCAATGCAAGCACTGCAAAAGGGTAGAGATGATTTGGCTAGGGCAGCCATTCAGAAGAAGTTGGCTGCGAAAAAGCTAGCCACAGAGTTTAAGGCTCAGCTTGATCAGTTGGCTAAGATGACCGAGAACCTAACTCGCCAAAGTCGCGATTTCAACATCAAGCTATGA